A portion of the Pseudarthrobacter defluvii genome contains these proteins:
- a CDS encoding potassium channel family protein, translating into MTQQRYRALAEWPLMATALVFLAAYAWQVIGRIEGTGADWLEAIMWVTWCIFVLDYAANLWLAENRRQWFVRNLHELVIVALPFFRPLRLLRLVTLLSVLHRTVGETLRGRVVTYVAASAALLVFVGALAVLDVEQWAPDAKITTFGDALWWATATITTVGYGDMYPITPIGRLVATALMMSGIAVLGVVTASIASWLVQRVEDTAESVAEAVEEPVRVEVAELVAEIALLRREIAELREHRPL; encoded by the coding sequence ATGACGCAGCAACGCTACCGGGCCCTGGCGGAGTGGCCCCTGATGGCTACGGCGCTGGTGTTCCTGGCCGCCTATGCGTGGCAGGTGATCGGCCGGATTGAGGGCACCGGCGCCGACTGGCTTGAGGCCATCATGTGGGTGACCTGGTGCATCTTCGTCCTGGATTATGCGGCGAACCTGTGGCTGGCAGAGAACCGCCGGCAATGGTTCGTCCGGAACCTGCACGAGCTGGTGATCGTGGCGCTGCCGTTCTTCCGGCCCCTGCGCCTGCTGCGCCTGGTGACGCTGTTGTCCGTGCTGCACCGGACCGTGGGCGAAACACTGCGCGGCCGGGTGGTCACCTATGTCGCGGCGTCCGCGGCGCTGCTGGTCTTTGTGGGGGCGCTGGCGGTCCTGGATGTGGAGCAGTGGGCGCCTGATGCCAAGATCACCACGTTCGGCGACGCCCTCTGGTGGGCCACCGCCACCATCACCACGGTGGGTTACGGGGACATGTATCCGATCACACCGATCGGCCGCTTGGTGGCGACGGCGCTGATGATGAGCGGAATCGCGGTGCTAGGTGTGGTCACGGCCTCCATCGCGTCCTGGCTGGTCCAACGCGTGGAGGACACCGCTGAATCTGTGGCTGAGGCGGTGGAGGAACCGGTCCGGGTTGAGGTGGCGGAGCTGGTGGCGGAGATCGCCCTGCTGCGGCGGGAAATCGCTGAACTGCGGGAACACCGCCCGCTGTAG
- a CDS encoding LysM peptidoglycan-binding domain-containing protein, with amino-acid sequence MNKPSLTSPDGTSRSFATDEPRTDLSTGHPVISNKLWAGMATAAVVAAVGVGALAAPPASLNGSTTAAAQVAEAASPPSPGTPAEASSGAASGQGDQGAVAAVAAQAAAPAAEAQPAPPTEPVPAAEPVPPAEPAPAPAPEPAGDPNLYTVVPGDTVGAIAAGHGVDMNVMLAANGLSAYSIIYPGETLLLTGPPVAVAAPAPAPAAAPEPAAAPAPAAAPAPAPAPAAVPAAPAVRTIYVAGSGGQSMVDACIGPIHYTPNDGYSLFITEHDFCGGWARFSGIGVGETVSIPGYGTYTVTGRGTVPNPGTTNDVIAVFGGFPRAILQTCIPGTSTMLLIALN; translated from the coding sequence ATGAACAAGCCTTCCCTCACCTCCCCCGACGGCACCAGCCGAAGCTTCGCCACCGACGAACCCCGCACGGACCTCAGCACCGGCCATCCGGTCATCAGCAACAAGCTGTGGGCCGGCATGGCCACGGCGGCAGTGGTAGCGGCCGTGGGCGTCGGCGCCCTGGCGGCACCGCCCGCCTCCCTCAATGGAAGTACGACGGCGGCCGCCCAGGTCGCGGAAGCCGCCTCACCGCCGTCGCCCGGCACGCCCGCCGAAGCGTCTTCCGGCGCCGCGTCCGGGCAGGGGGACCAAGGCGCCGTTGCCGCGGTGGCGGCCCAGGCAGCCGCCCCGGCTGCGGAGGCGCAGCCTGCCCCTCCCACGGAACCTGTGCCGGCGGCCGAACCCGTGCCCCCTGCTGAGCCCGCGCCCGCACCAGCCCCCGAACCTGCCGGTGATCCCAACCTCTACACCGTGGTACCCGGCGACACCGTGGGCGCGATCGCCGCGGGCCATGGCGTGGACATGAATGTGATGCTGGCAGCCAACGGACTGAGCGCCTACAGCATCATCTACCCGGGCGAAACGCTGCTGCTGACCGGGCCGCCGGTAGCGGTAGCCGCCCCTGCACCGGCACCAGCTGCCGCACCTGAGCCTGCCGCGGCACCGGCACCAGCCGCCGCACCCGCTCCTGCTCCCGCACCCGCGGCCGTGCCGGCAGCGCCTGCCGTCCGCACCATCTACGTTGCGGGCTCCGGCGGCCAATCGATGGTGGACGCCTGCATCGGGCCCATCCACTACACCCCGAACGACGGCTACTCGCTGTTCATCACCGAGCACGACTTCTGCGGCGGGTGGGCCCGGTTCTCCGGGATCGGGGTGGGCGAGACGGTGAGCATTCCGGGCTACGGCACCTACACGGTGACGGGTCGCGGCACGGTTCCCAACCCGGGAACCACCAATGACGTCATCGCGGTGTTCGGCGGCTTCCCCCGGGCCATCCTGCAGACCTGCATCCCGGGGACCAGCACGATGCTCCTGATCGCGCTGAACTGA
- a CDS encoding CBS domain-containing protein, producing MSAVREFMTTDARCVGENESLLEAARMMRDLDCGALPICGDDGKLKGMITDRDIVLKCVAAGRDPGQMMARDLASGKPYCVDADANVDAAIDMMEQHQVRRLPVISDHKLVGIISQGDIARNYSEQRVGELVEHISERHGI from the coding sequence ATGAGTGCCGTACGCGAATTCATGACTACTGATGCGCGATGTGTCGGGGAAAATGAGTCCCTTCTTGAGGCTGCCCGGATGATGCGGGACCTCGATTGCGGAGCTCTTCCCATCTGCGGTGACGACGGCAAGTTGAAGGGCATGATCACCGATCGTGACATTGTGCTCAAGTGCGTCGCCGCCGGCCGGGACCCGGGCCAAATGATGGCCCGTGACCTCGCCTCCGGCAAGCCGTACTGCGTTGATGCCGACGCCAACGTTGATGCCGCCATCGACATGATGGAGCAGCACCAGGTCCGCAGGCTCCCGGTGATCTCGGACCACAAGCTGGTGGGCATCATCAGCCAGGGCGACATTGCGCGCAACTACTCCGAACAGCGCGTGGGCGAACTGGTGGAACACATCTCAGAACGCCACGGCATCTAG
- a CDS encoding YajQ family cyclic di-GMP-binding protein — MAGESTFDVVSKVDKQEVANALNQSQKEIAQRYDFKGVGAEIDFSGEKILMKANSEERVKAVLDVFQSKLIKRGISLKSLDEGEPYASGKEYRLEASIKEGIAQDLAKKINKLIRDEGPKSVKSQIQGDELRVSSKSRDDLQATMALLKDFEEADLQFVNFRS, encoded by the coding sequence ATGGCAGGCGAGTCAACGTTCGACGTCGTAAGCAAAGTGGACAAGCAGGAAGTGGCCAACGCGCTCAACCAGTCCCAGAAGGAAATCGCACAGCGCTATGACTTCAAGGGCGTTGGCGCCGAGATCGACTTCAGCGGCGAAAAAATCCTCATGAAGGCCAACTCGGAGGAACGCGTCAAGGCCGTCCTGGACGTCTTCCAGTCCAAGCTGATCAAGCGCGGCATCTCGCTGAAGTCCCTGGACGAGGGCGAGCCCTACGCCTCCGGCAAGGAGTACCGCCTGGAGGCCTCCATCAAGGAGGGCATTGCCCAGGACCTGGCCAAGAAGATCAACAAGCTGATCCGCGACGAAGGCCCCAAGTCCGTCAAGTCCCAGATCCAGGGCGACGAACTCCGTGTCTCGTCCAAGTCCCGTGACGATCTGCAGGCTACCATGGCCTTGCTGAAGGACTTCGAGGAAGCCGACCTGCAGTTCGTGAACTTCCGCAGCTAG